A section of the Acanthochromis polyacanthus isolate Apoly-LR-REF ecotype Palm Island chromosome 1, KAUST_Apoly_ChrSc, whole genome shotgun sequence genome encodes:
- the bahd1 gene encoding bromo adjacent homology domain-containing 1 protein: MAKAQGSKSVKCGKSQKEKGNKAKGDGVKKWKVGKNELKGKKKKDKKASHRHRTKKLAMDDGEALDCCVLLTRLEEKKIVGKVKVVKKAERQKCVKIKKKLCSIERRTKSGLPKTSAANQQTLEPKKNQSDALLMLPTPVFEPRRRRMASLNAEAVNSLLLYGDDSLTTNLSKKWQPTDEEPAKDLTKAEHRGHETKQGSAGGKAVPKEKPKKQKRSAAQAQDIDWLSLFAPTPRRQAGLTAATLLKLTSAQYGTKRQKKTESKPRSGSEATAADTGQDAVSDKPVCGGTTQTKRRTHPKHEEQLKHRKQGTEDPVHSQLSSTIQGCCSLCKTEALDPEWKSAGSTGGQECLTHTLHCGSSLGFPVKTIKEEQVETEVSSCYCCSQERCVEYCHRLALFLEDKTFKEPEDGSLSEVFHHHHHHHHHHHHHHLQSPHSVAHPAAITISPHTYTCFPGYYVHFSHPDSSPTPISPLALCPRSGKRPKLLPSTAPQPSGISHPVYCCTSVEACYGEPCRLNGYSPYTSVIPAITRGGCSFSPANYTKCNHGIKRDDYPSTLSDHHSPSSIPICPSPRMITGCPIPAVPPAGQSVPHVQTPLSDPSQPQPPLQVAKECPQSAKPPSGSRSGARSTGSISSAVCPLSRDKKQKLSSASVRGQTVAKQPKNGRQKSTNGWRPVGLPFEKEVFSVGEDSMVLRKCFEGVHRDGDLIRVRDTVLLKSGPRKKSLPYVAKISALWEEPESGELMMSLFWYYRPEHTQGGRNPSMHCENEIFASRHQDVNSVACIEDKCYVLTLAQYCRFCALVKRRREGVCDSVASLVVPPVVGNAMPTHHCVPDDVDPEMVFFCRHVYDFRYGRLLKNLQ, encoded by the exons ATGGCGAAAGCTCAGGGGAGCAAGTCAGTGAAATGTGGGAAGTCCCAGAAAGAGAAGGGAAACAAGGCAAAGGGAGATGGCGTGAAGAAATGGAAAGTGGGGAAGAACGAgctgaaaggaaagaaaaagaaggacaaGAAGGCCTCACATCGACACAGAACGAAGAAGCTAGCAATGGATGACGGAGAGGCACTGGACTGTTGCGTCCTGCTCACCCGTCttgaggagaaaaaaattgtgggCAAAGTAAAGGTTGTGAAAAAGGCCGAGAGGCAAAAGTGTGTTAAAATCAAAAAGAAGCTGTGCTCCATTGAAAGAAGGACCAAATCTGGACTTCCGAAAACTTCCGCAGCCAATCAGCAAACACTGGAACCAAAAAAGAACCAATCAGACGCCTTACTCATGTTGCCCACACCTGTCTTTGAGCCCCGCAGGAGGAGGATGGCTTCTCTTAACGCCGAGGCTGTCAACAGCTTGCTGCTCTATGGAGACGATTCCCTCACAACAAATCTCTCAAAGAAATGGCAACCTACCGACGAAGAGCCTGCTAAAGATCTCACTAAAGCTGAACACAGAGGTCATGAAACCAAACAGGGTTCCGCAGGAGGGAAAGCCGTCCCAAAAGAAAAACCGAAAAAACAAAAGCGGTCGGCAGCTCAGGCTCAGGACATTGACTGGTTGAGTCTGTTTGCGCCAACGCCTCGGCGCCAGGCAGGACTTACTGCTGCAACGCTGCTCAAACTCACCAGTGCCCAGTATGGAACCAAACGGCAAAAGAAAACTGAGTCCAAACCGAGGAGTGGAAGtgaagcaacagcagcagatacGGGTCAGGATGCCGTTAGTGATAAACCCGTGTGTGGAGGAACAACACAGACCAAAAGAAGAACACATCCCAAACATGAGGAGCAACTGAAGCACAGAAAACAGGGCACAGAGGATCCGGTCCATTCCCAGCTGAGCTCCACCATCCAGGGCTGCTGCAGCTTGTGTAAGACAGAGGCTTTGGATCCGGAGTGGAAGTCTGCAGGGTCCACAGGGGGGCAGGAGTGTCTCACACATACTCTCCACTGTGGCTCTTCTCTGGGATTCCCCGTAAAAACAATCAAAgaggagcaggtggagacgGAGGTGTCTTCCTGCTACTGCTGCTCCCAGGAGAGGTGTGTCGAGTACTGTCACAGACTGGCCCTCTTCCTGGAGGACAAGACCTTCAAGGAACCAGAGGACGGCTCGCTGTCCGAGGtgttccaccaccaccatcaccaccaccatcaccatcaccaccaccatcttCAGTCACCCCATTCTGTAGCCCATCCAGCAGCCATAACCATCAGCCCACACACGTACACCTGCTTCCCAGGCTACTACGTCCATTTCAGCCACCCAGACAGCTCCCCCACTCCCATATCACCCCTTGCTTTATGCCCGAGGAGCGGCAAAAGGCCCAAGCTGCTCCCAAGCACAGCTCCACAACCCTCAGGGATTAGCCACCCAGTGTACTGCTGCACCTCAGTGGAAGCCTGCTACGGAGAGCCCTGCCGGCTCAACGGCTACTCTCCTTATACCAGTGTGATTCCAGCCATCACCAGAGGAGGGTGCTCCTTCAGCCCCGCAAACTACACCAAATGTAACCATGGCATCAAAAGAG ATGACTACCCATCAACCCTCAGTGACCACCACAGCCCCTCCTCTATCCCCATTTGTCCCAGCCCCAGAATGATCACTGGCTGCCCCATTCCCGCTGTGCCTCCAGCCGGCCAATCAGTGCCCCACGTTCAGACGCCGCTGTCAGATCCCAGCCAACCCCAGCCTCCACTGCAGGTGGCGAAGGAGTGTCCACAGAGTGCCAAGCCACCCAGCGGGTCGAGGTCTGGTGCACGCAGCACCGGCAGCATCAGCTCTGCTGTTTGCCCTCTCAGCAGGGACAAGAAACAGAAGCTCAGCTCTGCCAGCGTCAGAGGGCAAACAGTTGCCAAGCAGCCGAAGAATGGCCGCCAAAAATCCACCAACGGCTGGAGGCCAGTTGGCCTGCCCTTTGAGAAGGAGGTTTTCTCTGTG GGAGAGGACTCTATGGTGCTGAGGAAGTGTTTTGAGGGAGTCCACAGGGACGGGGATCTGATTCGGGTCAGAGACACTGTTCTGCTGAAGTCTGGACCTAGAAAAAAGTCTCTGCCTTACGTGGCCAAGATCTCAGCTCTGTGGGAGGAACCAGAGTCAG GAGAGCTGATGATGAGTTTGTTTTGGTACTACCGTCCAGAACACACACAGGGAGGGCGTAACCCCAGCATGCATTGTGAG aatgAGATCTTTGCATCTCGTCACCAGGATGTGAACAGTGTGGCCTGTATCGAAGACAAATGCTATGTCCTAACACTGGCACAGTATTGTCG ATTTTGTGCCTTGGTAAAACGCCGTAGGGAGGGTGTATGCGACAGTGTCGCCTCCCTTGTGGTGCCACCCGTTGTTGGCAATGCCATGCCCACCCACCACTGTGTGCCGGATGACGTCGACCCAGAGATGGTGTTTTTCTGTCGACACGTCTATGACTTCCGCTATGGACGCCTCCTCAAGAACCTGCAGTAG